From a region of the Schistocerca nitens isolate TAMUIC-IGC-003100 chromosome 8, iqSchNite1.1, whole genome shotgun sequence genome:
- the LOC126199064 gene encoding ER membrane protein complex subunit 10, whose protein sequence is MELFGALFFLAKCLAITYGFQSGVDYDGVLNVKLRHALDHVPSPEFTDRGAITIQSIRTGAVSAQQISLSAFDRQKLKHLAEKDVLYRLNATVRTVDGKEISFLTFVKACSLVESGLSDILTVSLDHTGMPVAVTASTISDGCHGDLEIIEDLRNFNTSVFVKHMEQGPVPDTATYIQKLEKEKEARERGETQDNRSFLAKYWMYIVPVVIFVLLSGAANPEGAAGGGGGGGGGGGGGAGR, encoded by the exons ATGGAATTATTTGGTGCTTTGTTCTTTTTGGCCAAATGTTTAGCTATTACATATGGG TTTCAGTCAGGAGTAGACTATGATGGAGTATTAAATGTGAAACTGCGCCATGCTCTTGATCACGTTCCTAGCCCAGAGTTCACTGATCGTGGTGCAATAACGATACAGAGCATACGAACTGGAGCTGTTTCAGcacaacagatttccctttctgcATTTGACAGACAGAAGTTGAAG CACCTGGCAGAAAAAGACGTCTTGTACAGGCTTAATGCAACCGTTCGGACTGTGGATGGaaaggaaatttcatttttgaCATTTGTGAAAGCT TGCTCTCTGGTGGAGTCGGGGCTCTCAGATATACTAACAGTCTCACTGGACCATACAGGAATGCCTGTTGCTGTGACAGCAAGTACTATATCAGATGGGTGCCATGGAGACCTAGAAATTATTGAAGATCTACGCAACTTTAACACCAGTGTATTTGTCAAGCACATGGAACAGGGACCTGT GCCCGATACTGCTACCTACATACAGAAATTGGAGAAAGAGAAAGAAGCAAGAGAAAGAGGTGAAACACAAGACAACCGCTCTTTCCTAGCAAAATAT TGGATGTACATAGTCCCAGTGGTGATCTTTGTGCTGCTGTCTGGTGCTGCTAACCCTGAAGGTGCTGCTGGCggagggggaggtggtgggggTGGCGGCGGTGGTGGCGCTGGCAGGTAG